A window of Gossypium raimondii isolate GPD5lz chromosome 7, ASM2569854v1, whole genome shotgun sequence genomic DNA:
CTTTCCAAAATCATCTTATGACTTTCTTACTCTTACATGCCAAATCTCATTACTTTTCtcctaataatttaattttcatatgtaataatgaaaaaatttggtttaccaaaaattattttgattaattatatattataactaGTTTTTTATCCGTGTGATGTATGggaaaatcgttgttttaaaatctttgaattttatataattataaatattaatttgtaatagattgtaaagtttaaaACATGTATCGCATAAGTGATTGAGTCTTACCTCATTGCCATCAGTATTATTGCCAATGTAAGAGaatgtgggttcgagtgtgtTGAGACGCATTATCCTTCCTATTCAAGGGTTGAGACAAAATTGAAATGAGGTAAATTGCTAAAGGGTTTATAAAGGTAATAATCCATTTTAATCCTAAGCTACCTATTATATAAAACTATCcaatatcatataataataattaaacattttaaataataatgaaaatcatACTCTCTTTTTGTGATGGAAAGTGATAATAACTAttacattattaataaataaataaattcatacattataGATTAGGTTGCCAATATAGTGATATAATCtttttatatatgcatatatattattaatctcacacatttatttttattaattataaaacaaaatcttatttatatataaaatatatatttatttaataaaaaatttagattttattatttttaatttttccaattatattatttataactttattaattagaaattattaatatattatgttatatttaagtagttattttaaaagatatgaagaaattaattaatattacttttattattatcacataataatactaataaattattattttaatatcaatttagtaatataatcaATCATTCTCGCCAATTCAAAAAAGTTAAActcatgttttatatataaatatatagatgaTACTCGACTCCAAAATGATTTCTTTCCCAACCCACCCCGAAATTTTAAGTAGTGTTTTAtagtatattaaattttacaaaactaaaccaaatatgtattataaaatattaaaaattatgaaactgTAATTAGatatgtaaaaaagaaaagtataaaattaaaaagtttaaataaaaaaattgaaaaaaagagagcaattttaataaatatgtctCAAATCCATCTAACCCAACTTCGAAAATTGAAACCTGATGGTTCAATTTTCTTTACAAGGGCTTCTTTTTCTACTGAACATCAATGCGAAACATGCATACAGTGTTAACAAAAATGAAGAATCCAGAGACCCAACATAATCATTTTTAGAAGAATTAAGGCAGAACTGCACGTTAAATATGATTTGGACCAAAGTCATATGGCGTGGCAGCAAGATATTGTTTTAGCTGAGCTAAAATGAGTTAAAAGGGCTTGTTTTAAAACAAGTTACTATAGAAGTGTCATCAAATTCAAGGTAGCTTTTCTTTTCCCATAAACAATACCAACACAACTGCATTCATAAATCAGTAAGCACCAAAGCATAAATTCCCCAGTAGATCACCTGAGTTCCACGCGTTTTCCGCACCATCCACCGTACGATATCGGACCCATGATTTTAGGTTAGCTGCAGAAAAGCAACAAAACTTTAGACAATGGCCGGCAAGAAACCGAGATCAATGAACAGCTCATAGTGACAACAGCTACAATACCAAGAGGCTTATAAGTGACAACAGCTGCAAAACGTACTCCTGAAAACCCGGACTTGGCATTTTCCGGTACCAAAAGGAAAATATTCCTTAAACACTAGCACGATCCACTTCACTATCACAGGTAGATAGCGACAATATATCAACAATTCAAACCGAATCACTATACTGAAATGAATAAAACAACCAAAGCTAGGAAAAAGATGAATGCATATTAGCTGGTCTTAGAACATGCCCTTGTTAAAATGCACTATAGTGGTCTTTCAGAAAAGTTTGCatggatgaaaatgaacaaTTCAAGATTCTCGTCTTTCGTTCGAGgttttaagtaaaatcatgcttAGACGGTGTTTGAATCTGCAAAATCCTATTGCATATGATCAAAAGGAAGTCTAGAATGCAATGCAAAAATGAAACTTTAACAAAAATGCAAGTGCTTAGGAtgcaaaaatgtcaaaaataagGGTAAATTGCACTagtagtcactcaactattagtaaattacTTTTTTGATCACCtaactataaaaagttacaaaatagtcacctAACTACTAGTAAAatgtcttttttggtcacccaactatgaaaagttacaaaatgatatctaactatttaattttgtctttttttgttACCAGCTGTTAATAGTTGTAGCTTTTAAAGTTGGCATAATAGCAATtttaactctcaacatttatatattatgtcaatttagtcttgattctaaaaatctAACCTCGACATttacacaaaataataatttggcctttttgcaatttttcttttctttgaccCTTTCACATagctaaaaaacaaaattatcggctaaaaaatgaaaacaccaaaaatctaggataataattttcatcttttctcattcttttaaaattaactttaaatgtcacaaagaaaagcaaaattgcaataaaataaaaacaaaaaatcaaattacacaatgtgtaaatgttgaggttaattttttaaaatcaataccaaattgacataatttataaatgtttattatgccaattttagaAGCTGATACCATTAGCTAGCAGataaccaaaaaaacaaaattatatagtttggtgaccattttgtaacttttcatagttgtgTGATCAAAAAgggtttattaatagttaagtGATCATTTTATgacttttcatagttgagtaACTAAAAacgaaatttattaatagttgagtgactactAGTATAgtttatcttaaaaataaaccaaaccaaTGAAATCATTAACTAGACATCCTGGTTGCTACATGGATAAGGGGAAAGATTATATGTTTACTTCAAAGGAAGCAACTATGTTACTCGAAGTCGGGTGTAAACTTTGGACATgaatatgtgttttatatgaGTTTGGCCACACTCAAGCAAAATGAAGAGTCGAGCCAAACACAAGTGACGATTCGGAAGAAACGGAATGGGAAAATAACCGGATAAGGAACCAACCAGCAATTCAAGGACTACATGCATACCAGCCCATTTTCATTAGGAACTAAATGactgaaaatggaaaatatgatGCTGGTTCCAAGCCATAACACAAGTGACACATGACGTGCCACATGCATCTTATGTTGATATACAGAGACCAGTTTTTACAAGTAGAATTAAGTAAAACTTTTAACAGACAGACTAGCTTACTCTTCAATCTAATGTACAGGGACTACTTAGCCCATTTTTTAGTCGAGGAGGCAAAATACAATCCGACTCCTAATACAAtacctccatggtacttttactcATTACCATCACTACATAACTATCATATCACTTAAAGGCTAAGTTCAATAAGGTGGGAAAAAAATGCAGTTTTACATTTAAATctagcaaattcaatcaataaaaatgGAACCTTCATACCATAACCATCAAACAAAATGCAAATATGGCATTAAACCAGTACTTGGAATGGGGAAATGGTTTAGAAAAGACTAAAAGGGAACCAGCTCCTTTGACTAAAGTTCAAAGCATTGGTATCTAATTCAACACTATTCAAGCAAAATGTTCCTTATCCTACAATATTGCaagagtttaagaaaaataacataattttgaaTGGAATCAATGGCTAAAAAAGGAAAGCAAAACTTTAATCAATAAACAAACCCAGAAATTGAAAATTCTTAAAGATGATAATAGAGtttaaggggaaaaaaaactaaattttgagTGGAACCAATGACTAAAAGGgcaaaaacaaccaaaattttaattaaaaaataaacccagaaattgaaaggttaaaatatgctattagtccctgtattttgataaaattgaaatgtagTCCAAATTAAGCTTCtactttactttttatttacaAGTCTCAATCCAATCATAtacttgttaatattttttgttaaaatttgttaacttGACGTATTAGTTATACTGCTTTATTCATCGtgttaaattaacaatttttttattaaaataattataataattgaattaagatttttaaattgaaaaaagtaggaggattgaaattttaataagtgACTAAATAAACTATAggactaacaacatattttaccaaattgaaaattctcaaaattaagggaaaaaagaaCATACCCTTGACCGTCAAGATTCCCTTGACCACCGGTAACTCCACTTCCATACGAGCCATCATCAGTTCCCGCCGTCTGCCAAACACTCTGCCAAGCCTGAGAAGGTGGCTGACCGTAAATACCTCCGGTGGGATCGACGGCAGGCCGGCCAATCATCATCCCACCAGGACCACCAGCAGCAGGTTGACCCATAGGGGGATAAAAGTAAGGTACCCCACTGGCGGTAGCCCCAACCATCGGAGCCAAACCAGTTTCATCCTTGATCTCATCCCTAGGCACAATATCTACCAAGAAATCGAAAATGTCGGTCCTCGTAATAGCCGCAGCGATGTCGTTTTTCTGAAGTGTCCGTCGCTTGTTTTCCTCGGCGTGAAGCCAAGAACGGATAGTGAGTTCCAAAATGAAAAGCTCACAAGCTTTGGCGAAGAGAATGGGAGCCTCGGCGGAGATCATACGGACGTCTTCGTCGGCTTTCATTATCTTCTTAATGCGAGCTAATGGGAGTTGGTGGTTCTTAAAATCGTTAACTTGCTCGATTTCTTGGCGTTGGTATGACCAAAACATTTGGAGCTGTTGCTGTTGTTGTTGAAGGAGGTGGTGGAAAGGAGGCGCGGTTGCTGTGGCGGATGAAGGAGGGGTAATGGCGGATGTGGGAGGCTGAGGTGGGTATGGGGTGGATTGAGTTTGCTGGTTACTGTCCATTGGCTGGTGAACAAATGGCGGGAGATGGGGATGTGGCGGTGGTGATCGTGGTGGTG
This region includes:
- the LOC105786183 gene encoding nuclear transcription factor Y subunit C-1 isoform X2; this encodes MDSNQQTQSTPYPPQPPTSAITPPSSATATAPPFHHLLQQQQQQLQMFWSYQRQEIEQVNDFKNHQLPLARIKKIMKADEDVRMISAEAPILFAKACELFILELTIRSWLHAEENKRRTLQKNDIAAAITRTDIFDFLVDIVPRDEIKDETGLAPMVGATASGVPYFYPPMGQPAAGGPGGMMIGRPAVDPTGGIYGQPPSQAWQSVWQTAGTDDGSYGSGVTGGQGNLDGQG
- the LOC105786183 gene encoding nuclear transcription factor Y subunit C-1 isoform X1, which produces MDSNQQTQSTPYPPQPPTSAITPPSSATATAPPFHHLLQQQQQQLQMFWSYQRQEIEQVNDFKNHQLPLARIKKIMKADEDVRMISAEAPILFAKACELFILELTIRSWLHAEENKRRTLQKNDIAAAITRTDIFDFLVDIVPRDEIKDETGLAPMVGATASGVPYFYPPMGQPAAGGPGGMMIGRPAVDPTGGIYGQPPSQAWQSVWQTAGTDDGSYGSGVTGGQGNLDGQG